Proteins encoded together in one Telopea speciosissima isolate NSW1024214 ecotype Mountain lineage chromosome 4, Tspe_v1, whole genome shotgun sequence window:
- the LOC122659537 gene encoding protein FAR1-RELATED SEQUENCE 5-like, with product MANLRYMKIIWFHLEGIPTVSGDDTLKSLLLQETPLWVMDNPIDTPDKPFIGMQFDYDNEAYEFYNSYRGRLGFSVRKDHVNKSKKDKNVITSRRFVCSQQCIRPKDKRVDDARNSRVETRTNCVARMGIILLQTGKYECQDFVEEHNHELHVASSTHMMRLQLIISDVYASEIELADNSGIRPKPFFEFMGNQAGGKQSLGHTRVDHYNYLRTKRQRDLKYGEPGICYDIL from the exons ATGGCTAACCTTAGGTACATGAAGATAATTTGGTTTCACCTTGAAGGTATTCCTACAGTATCTGGGGATGATACTCTAAAATCTTTACTTTTACAAGAAACTCCATT GTGGGTTATGGATAATCCAATAGATACACCGGATAAGCCTTTCATCGGCATGCAGTTTGATTATGACAATGAAGCATATGAGTTCTATAACAGTTACAGAGGAAGATTGGGTTTTAGTGTCAGAAAAGACCATGTAAATAAGAGCAAGAAGGATAAAAATGTGATAACTTCGAGGAGATTTGTTTGTAGTCAACAATGTATTCGGCCAAAAGACAAGCGTGTTGATGATGCAAGGAACTCTCGAGTAGAGACGAGAACTAATTGTGTTGCTCGTATGGGAATAATTCTTTTGCAAACTGGAAAATACGAATGCCAAGATTTTGTTGAGGAGCATAATCATGAGCTTCATGTAGCATCTAGCACCCACATGATGCGGTTACAACTGATCATTTCAGATGTATATGCCTCTGAAATTGAGTTGGCTGATAATTCTGGAATTAGACCTAAGCCCTTTTTTGAGTTCATGGGCAACCAGGCAGGTGGGAAACAGAGTCTTGGTCATACCCGAGTCGATCATTACAATTATCTCCGTACTAAACGTCAGCGTGACTTAAAGTATGGTGAACCGGGGATTTGTTACGATATTTTGTGA
- the LOC122659539 gene encoding protein FAR1-RELATED SEQUENCE 5-like, whose product MNDGSSFLSDLKKCIYQYDEEEQFDNAWEQLRFDYRVENGSWLDRIYGLKHKWARCYMKNTFIGGMRSTQLSESINADLKDYTNCTFDIIQFFKHFERVVNDKRAIELKAEFDSRNKLPKKAYKYTPIMVQASKVYTPLIFGLFHDEYESFGMCYIKEKDESNTVQKYVVGVLNSAGVGYKIECNPSEFIFECSCKKFESFGILCCHVMKIMERLDIKVILEAYILNRWTRGARKMVVEDISRKEVEEDVNLDFI is encoded by the coding sequence ATGAATGATGGGTCAAGCTTCCTATCAGATCTTAAAAAATGCATATATCAATATGATGAGGAAGAACAATTTGATAATGCGTGGGAACAACTAAGGTTCGACTATCGAGTTGAAAATGGTTCATGGTTGGATCGTATTTATGGGCTTAAACATAAGTGGGCCAGATGTTATATGAAGAATACATTTATAGGAGGTATGCGGAGTACACAGCTAAGTGAAAGCATAAATGCAGACTTGAAGGATTATACAAATTGTACTTTCGATATTATACAATTTTTTAAGCATTTTGAGCGGGTAGTGAATGATAAACGTGCTATTGAATTGAAGGCTGAGTTTGATTCAAGAAATAAGCTGCCAAAGAAAGCGTATAAGTACACGCCCATAATGGTACAGGCATCAAAAGTATACACTCCTTTGATATTCGGCTTATTTCATGATGAATATGAATCATTTGGTATGTGctacataaaagaaaaagatgaaagtaaTACTGTCCAAAAGTATGTTGTTGGTGTTCTTAATTCAGCTGGGGTGGGATATAAAATTGAGTGTAATCCATCTGAGTTTATATTTGAATGTAGCTGCAAGAAATTTGAGTCATTTGGCATCCTATGTTGTCATGTTATGAAGATTATGGAAAGATTAGATATCAAGGTTATTCTTGAAGCATACATTTTGAATAGATGGACACGTGGGGCAAGAAAAATGGTAGTGGAAGATATCAGTAGAAAAGAAGTTGAGGAAGATGTTAATTTGGATTTTATATAG
- the LOC122657612 gene encoding protein RALF-like 33, with protein sequence MAKYASLLFLVAIFIATLVISSSKVDASSDYQLGWIPERSTCDGSIGECLEGEEFEMDTEINRRILAAARYISYGALQRNSVPCSRRGASYYNCRRGAQANPYSRGCSRITRCRS encoded by the coding sequence atggcGAAGTACGCCAgccttttgtttttggtagCTATCTTCATAGCGACCTTAGTAATCTCATCTTCAAAAGTCGATGCCAGTAGCGATTATCAATTAGGTTGGATTCCGGAGAGATCCACCTGCGATGGATCGATCGGAGAATGTCTCGAGGGTGAAGAGTTCGAAATGGACACAGAGATCAATCGTCGCATTCTAGCTGCCGCTCGTTACATAAGCTATGGGGCACTGCAGCGTAACAGCGTCCCTTGCTCCAGACGAGGTGCCTCTTACTACAATTGCAGGAGAGGAGCTCAAGCTAACCCTTATAGCCGCGGTTGCAGTCGCATTACTCGATGTCGGAGTtag